From Anticarsia gemmatalis isolate Benzon Research Colony breed Stoneville strain chromosome 3, ilAntGemm2 primary, whole genome shotgun sequence, one genomic window encodes:
- the Fs(2)Ket gene encoding importin subunit beta Fs(2)Ket codes for MHTETTLTLIQILEKTISPDRNELEAAETYLDHAAGNNFTTFIKMLSDVLVQGGNSQVARMAAGLQLKNHLTSKDPTLKQQYQQRWLALPEDIRLYIKKNILTAIGTENSRPSSAAQCVAYVAVAELPVGQWNDLIPMLVENVVNAQSTELKKEATLEAIGYICQEIDAEVLTEQSNPILTAIIHGMRSIETSNHVRLAATQALLNSLEFTKANFDKENERNFIMEVVCEATQSSDMRISVAALQCLVKILSLYYQYMEPYMGQALFPITLEAMKSDVDEISLQGIEFWSNVSDEEIDLAIEEVEAAEAGRPPARTSRFYARGALQYLAPVLMQKLTKQDDTDDELEWNPSKAASVCLMLLSNCCEDEVVPHVLPFINSNIKNENWRYREAALMAFGSILGGLEANTLKPLVEEAMPTLIEAMYDSSVAVRDTAAWTFGRICEIVPEAAINETYLKPLLESLVNGLKAEPRVAANVCWAFTGLAEAAYESADCVDSNQPKTYCMSKYFDFIVQRLLETTDRQDAAQHNLRSAAYEALMEMVKNSPTDCYVTVQKTTMVILERLQQVLQMENHISNQADRSQFNDLQSLLCATLQSVLRKVTPEDAPQISDAIMTALLTMFAGNAGKAGGVQEDALMAVSTLVEVLGEGFLKYMDAFKRYLYVGLKNHQEYQVCIAAVGLTGDICRALKSKVLPYCDEIIVLLLENLGDPSIHRSVKPQILSVFGDIALSIGPDFAKYFDVVMQMLMQASNAQVDRNDYDMVEYLGELRESVLEAYTGIIQGLKGATGEVRSDVALVEPHVPSIVTFMMAVACEPEKTDGHMSVIAGLTGDLCTVFGARVLPLLETRPLLDLLQAARRSRTPRTKALANWATKEIRKLKQQAPLTS; via the exons ATCGAAATGAATTGGAAGCAGCAGAGACTTACCTTGACCATGCAGCAGGCaacaattttacaacatttatcaaaatgttGTCTGATGTCTTGGTCCAAGGGGGGAACAGTCAGGTGGCAAGAATGGCTGCTGGATTACAGCTGAAAAACCACTTGACCTCCAAAGACCCTACATTAAAACAACAATACCAACAAAGGTGGCTGGCATTACCTGAAGATATCagattgtatattaaaaaaaat ATCCTAACAGCAATTGGAACAGAAAACAGCAGGCCTAGCTCAGCTGCCCAGTGTGTAGCTTATGTAGCAGTTGCAGAGCTACCAGTTGGACAATGGAATGACCTTATACCCATGCTTGTAGAAAATGTTGTCAATGCTCAATCAACAGAACTTAAAAAGGAAGCAACCCTAGAAGCAATTG GTTACATCTGCCAGGAAATTGATGCTGAGGTATTGACAGAGCAAAGTAATCCAATACTCACTGCTATTATACATGGCATGAGATCTATTGAAACTAGTAACCATGTAAGACTAGCGGCTACTCAGGCATTACTAAACTCATTGGAATTTACTAAAGCCAATTTTgataaagaaaatgaaagaaaCTTTATAATGGAAGTTGTTTGTGAGGCCACACAATCCAGTGACATGAGGATCAGTGTTGCAGCTCTCCAATGTTTA GTCAAAATTCTCTCACTGTACTACCAATATATGGAGCCTTACATGGGGCAAGCACTATTCCCTATCACCTTAGAGGCTATGAAATCTGATGTTGATGAAATCTCCCTTCAAGGCATAGAGTTTTGGTCTAATGTCAGTGATGAGGAGATAGACCTTGCCATTGAAGAAGTTGAGGCAGCAGAAGCAG GTCGACCTCCAGCAAGAACTTCGAGATTTTATGCTAGAGGGGCATTACAATACCTTGCCCCAGTACTCATGCAGAAATTAACCAAGCAAGATGATACTGATGATGAATTGGAATGGAATCCATCTAAAGCTGCATCTGTTTGTCTTATGTTGTTGTCCAACTGCTGTGAAGATGAAGTAGTTCCCCACGTCTTGCCTTTCATCAactctaatattaaaaatgaaaattggAGGTACAGAGAAGCAGCTCTAATGGCCTTTGGATCTATCCTCGGTGGACTCGAAGCAAATACTTTGAAGCCCTTAGTGGAGGAGGCGATGCCCACTTTGATTGAAGCAATGTACGACTCTAGTGTTGCTGTACGGGACACTGCTGCCTGGACATTTGGCAGAATCTGTGAAATCGTTCCTGAAGCTGCTATTAATGAAACTTATTTGAAACCTCTTCTAGAAAGTCTTGTTAATGGACTAAAAGCTGAGCCGCGTGTTGCCGCGAATGTTTGCTGGGCTTTCACAGGTCTTGCTGAGGCTGCTTATGAATCAGCCGATTGTGTCGATTCCAACCAACCAAAGACATATtgtatgtcaaaatatttcgaCTTCATTGTGCAGAGACTCCTTGAAACTACAGATCGTCAAGATGCAGCACAGCACAATTTAAGGTCAGCGGCCTACGAAGCACTCATGGAAATGGTCAAAAACTCACCCACTGATTGTTATGTTACTGTTCAAAAGACGACTATGGTTATTCTCGAAAGGCTTCAACAAGTTTTACAAATGGAGAATCATATTTCAAATCAAGCTGATCGGTCTCAGTTTAATGATCTCCAAAGTCTGTTGTGTGCTACATTACAATCAGTCTTGCGTAAGGTAACACCTGAAGATGCGCCGCAAATCTCAGATGCTATTATGACAGCACTGTTAACTATGTTTGCCGGAAATGCTGGAAAAGCGGGTGGGGTACAGGAGGACGCTCTAATGGCTGTATCTACATTAGTTGAGGTGTTAGGAGAAGGATTCTTGAAATATATGGATGCCTTCAAAAGGTACCTTTATGTTGGACTTAAAAATCATCAGGAATATCAAGTATGCATCGCAGCTGTGGGCCTCACGGGCGATATATGCCGTGCATTGAAAAGCAAG GTGCTACCCTACTGTGATGagattattgttttgttgttggaAAATCTTGGTGACCCATCTATTCACCGCTCAGTGAAACCACAGATTCTATCAGTGTTTGGTGACATTGCTTTGAGTATTGGACCAGATTTCGCAAAGTATTTTGATGTAGTAATGCAGATGCTTATGCAG GCTAGCAATGCTCAAGTAGATCGTAATGATTACGATATGGTGGAATATCTAGGAGAACTTCGAGAAAGCGTACTCGAGGCCTACACCGGCATTATTCAGGGCTTAAAAGGAGCAACTGGCGAG GTGCGGTCGGACGTGGCGCTGGTGGAGCCGCACGTGCCGTCCATCGTGACGTTCATGATGGCCGTGGCGTGCGAGCCCGAGAAGACGGACGGGCACATGTCGGTGATCGCGGGGCTCACGGGCGACCTGTGCACGGTGTTCGGCGCGCGCGTGCTGCCGCTGCTGGAGACGCGGCCGCTGCTGGACCTGCTGCAGGCGGCGCGCCGCTCGCGCACGCCGCGCACCAAGGCGCTGGCCAACTGGGCCACCAAGGAGATCCGCAAGCTCAAGCAGCAGGCGCCGCTCACTAGCTG A